Proteins encoded within one genomic window of Eleutherodactylus coqui strain aEleCoq1 chromosome 1, aEleCoq1.hap1, whole genome shotgun sequence:
- the TMEM50A gene encoding transmembrane protein 50A, whose translation MSGFFDTLRCSECIDWGEKRNTIASVGAGVLFFTGWWIIIDAAVKYPKETELNHAYHACGVIATVAFLMINAVSNGQVRGDSYSEGCMGQTGARIWLFLGFMLAFGSLIASMWILFGGYVSQDVKIVYPGIAVFFQNAFIFFGGLVFKFGRTEDLWQ comes from the exons ATGTCTGGCTTTTTCGACACTTTACGCTGCTCAGAGTGCATAGACTGGGGAGAGAAGAGGAACACGATCGCATCCGTCGGAGCTGGGGTTCTG TTTTTCACAGGTTGGTGGATCATCATTGATGCCGCGGTTAAATACCCTAAGGAAACAGAGCTGAACCACGCATACCATGCCTGCGGTGTTATCGCTACTGTAGCGTTTTTAAT GATAAATGCCGTGTCCAATGGCCAGGTTCGTGGTGACAGTTACAGTGAGGGATGTATGGGACAAACAG GTGCTCGAATTTGGCTTTTCCTGGGCTTCATGTTGGCCTTTGGCTCTTTGATTGCTTCCATGTGGATATTGTTTGGTGGTTATGTGTCCCAAG ATGTTAAGATAGTGTATCCGGGGATAGCTGTGTTTTTTCAAAATGCGTTTATATTTTTTGG GGGTCTGGTTTTCAAGTTTGGTCGGACTGAAGATTTATGGCAATAA